A single window of Methanoregula sp. DNA harbors:
- a CDS encoding TIGR03663 family protein: MPAAGFSEKIKKIFTFERTFLLILLLAIFLRFYFLDLKLLHHDEAIHAWFSYDLLIKGAWVYDPSYHGPFLYYITAGMFALFGDSDLVARLLPSLFGTLLIPLVYYIYNLGYLDRRQTLVAALFLAVSPDMVYFSRFLRHDIFMLFFTLLLVVALLYYFDRGQTRFAIIAAIACAGGLSCKEEMPVILIIFGIFFFSAVWKKRFILPPGWKNDLIISVILVITIMSVLYSAFGTHISTLVGQEFMLNTTGWYKAIEHWTAMHNQQRLGGPWFFYLPLLMLYELPIFILAMVGTLQFLISGTNAALTLKRVKNWIAHRTFSLPFPELVATSRRQLTAKDPESLKSDEFFRFCIWWMLLSMAFYAYVGEKVPWLLIHQLLPMTFVAVYKLNWQKIAFAVIGTIFLITMTWHVAFLPVDINEPIVQVQNSEEMRTVMNIIDNSDKIVLASKNYWPLPWYYRGDRWDKITFYADIEDEATLTRSKPPTIILHDGASYESLDGYKKSTYKLSYWFSFYDNENRLPDYYLHRDGKMGSMNFDVFTKNTST, from the coding sequence GTGCCGGCCGCTGGTTTTTCAGAAAAAATAAAAAAAATATTTACTTTTGAACGGACTTTTCTTCTTATTCTTCTACTAGCAATTTTCCTCCGGTTTTACTTCCTCGATCTCAAACTCCTTCATCATGATGAAGCGATCCATGCGTGGTTCTCGTACGATCTGCTGATAAAAGGGGCATGGGTATATGATCCCAGTTATCACGGACCGTTTCTTTATTATATAACCGCCGGCATGTTTGCACTGTTTGGAGATTCCGATCTTGTTGCACGGCTCCTGCCATCCCTCTTTGGAACCCTGCTCATTCCTCTTGTATACTATATATACAATCTCGGGTATCTCGATCGGAGACAAACACTTGTTGCCGCATTGTTCCTTGCAGTCTCACCGGATATGGTCTACTTTTCACGGTTCCTGCGTCACGACATCTTCATGCTTTTTTTTACCCTCCTTCTCGTTGTCGCATTGCTCTATTATTTTGACCGAGGACAGACCCGTTTTGCCATCATTGCCGCAATTGCTTGTGCCGGGGGACTCTCGTGTAAGGAAGAGATGCCCGTTATCCTCATCATCTTCGGGATATTTTTCTTCTCAGCTGTCTGGAAAAAACGTTTCATTCTGCCTCCGGGCTGGAAAAATGACCTGATAATCAGTGTGATCCTTGTCATCACAATCATGAGTGTCCTGTACTCCGCATTCGGTACGCACATCAGTACCCTTGTCGGTCAGGAATTCATGCTGAATACGACCGGATGGTACAAGGCAATCGAGCACTGGACTGCAATGCATAACCAGCAGCGGCTTGGCGGACCATGGTTCTTCTATCTCCCACTGCTCATGCTTTACGAGCTGCCAATCTTTATTCTCGCAATGGTTGGGACCCTGCAATTCCTCATATCCGGCACGAACGCTGCCTTGACCCTGAAGCGTGTAAAAAACTGGATCGCTCACCGGACTTTCTCGCTTCCTTTTCCGGAACTTGTTGCAACAAGCCGCCGGCAATTGACTGCAAAAGATCCGGAATCCCTGAAATCCGATGAATTTTTCCGGTTCTGTATCTGGTGGATGCTCCTTTCCATGGCATTCTATGCCTATGTCGGGGAGAAGGTTCCCTGGCTGCTCATCCACCAGCTGCTCCCCATGACGTTTGTTGCTGTGTACAAGCTCAACTGGCAGAAGATTGCATTCGCTGTTATCGGGACGATCTTCCTTATTACAATGACCTGGCATGTTGCATTTTTGCCAGTGGATATCAATGAGCCTATTGTTCAGGTCCAGAACTCGGAAGAGATGCGAACGGTCATGAACATTATCGATAATTCCGATAAGATTGTGCTGGCGTCGAAAAATTACTGGCCCCTCCCTTGGTATTACCGGGGTGATCGTTGGGATAAGATCACGTTCTACGCGGATATAGAGGACGAGGCGACTCTGACAAGGTCAAAACCGCCCACAATCATCCTGCATGACGGGGCAAGTTATGAATCATTGGACGGTTACAAAAAATCCACATATAAACTGAGTTACTGGTTCTCGTTTTATGATAATGAGAACAGGTTACCTGACTATTATCTTCACCGGGACGGTAAAATGGGGAGCATGAACTTCGATGTCTTCACAAAAAATACCTCCACGTGA
- the rpsJ gene encoding 30S ribosomal protein S10, with protein MQKARIRLTGTDFNKVEMVCDRIREIAERTGVNLAGPIPLPTKRLVVPTRKSPDGEGTATWDRWQMRVHKRLIDIDADERALRQLMRIQVPKDIGIEIVLES; from the coding sequence ATGCAAAAAGCCAGAATACGCCTGACAGGAACAGATTTTAATAAAGTAGAGATGGTCTGTGACAGAATAAGGGAGATAGCAGAGCGCACAGGTGTGAATCTGGCTGGTCCGATACCACTCCCGACAAAACGGTTGGTTGTCCCAACCAGAAAAAGCCCAGATGGAGAGGGTACAGCGACATGGGACCGTTGGCAGATGCGTGTCCACAAACGCTTAATTGATATTGATGCAGATGAGCGTGCACTGCGTCAGTTGATGCGTATCCAGGTGCCAAAAGATATTGGCATTGAGATTGTGCTGGAAAGCTGA
- the tuf gene encoding translation elongation factor EF-1 subunit alpha — MASDKPHMNLAIIGHIDHGKSTLVGRMMFETGAVPAHIIEGYRKEAESKGKATFEFAWVMDNLKEERERGITIDIAHKRFDTPKYYFTVVDCPGHRDFVKNMITGASQADAAILVVAAADGVMEQTKEHVFLARTLGITQIIIAINKMDAIKFDEKRYNEVKKDLSDLIKMVGYKPEETLFIPISALGGVNIKSVGSETPWYKGPALVPALDTFKEPEKPTDKPLRVPIQDVYSISGIGTVPVGRVETGIMKKGMKVAFMPANKDGEIKSIEMHHEEQPQAVPGDNIGFNVRGIGKGDIRRGDVCGPIESPPTVADEFTAQIVVLQHPSAITVGYTPVFHCHTTQTACTFVELKKKLDPRSGQTKEENPTFLKTGDAAIVQVKPSKPMVIENVKELPQLGRFAIRDMGSTIAAGMCIAINKKQMR; from the coding sequence ATGGCATCTGACAAGCCCCACATGAATCTCGCAATTATCGGGCACATCGACCACGGCAAGTCCACTCTTGTCGGGAGGATGATGTTCGAGACCGGCGCAGTACCGGCACACATCATCGAAGGCTACCGCAAGGAAGCCGAATCGAAGGGTAAGGCAACCTTCGAGTTTGCCTGGGTTATGGATAACCTGAAAGAAGAGCGTGAGAGAGGTATCACGATCGATATCGCACACAAGCGTTTTGATACTCCCAAATACTACTTCACGGTCGTCGATTGTCCAGGACACAGGGACTTTGTGAAGAACATGATCACCGGTGCATCACAGGCCGATGCAGCTATCCTTGTTGTTGCTGCTGCTGATGGTGTCATGGAACAGACCAAAGAGCATGTCTTCCTTGCACGGACGCTGGGCATCACCCAGATCATCATTGCCATCAACAAGATGGACGCGATCAAGTTTGATGAGAAGCGGTATAATGAAGTGAAAAAGGATCTCTCTGACCTCATAAAAATGGTCGGGTACAAACCGGAAGAAACTCTTTTTATCCCCATCAGTGCACTTGGTGGCGTCAACATCAAGAGCGTTGGTTCAGAAACCCCATGGTATAAAGGCCCGGCACTCGTCCCTGCACTTGACACATTCAAGGAGCCGGAAAAACCAACAGACAAACCCCTACGCGTTCCCATCCAGGACGTATACAGCATCAGCGGTATCGGCACAGTGCCGGTTGGCCGTGTCGAGACCGGCATCATGAAGAAAGGAATGAAAGTCGCGTTCATGCCGGCAAACAAAGATGGTGAGATCAAATCTATCGAGATGCACCATGAGGAACAGCCACAGGCAGTTCCCGGAGACAACATCGGGTTCAACGTCCGCGGGATCGGCAAAGGCGACATCCGGCGCGGCGACGTTTGTGGGCCGATTGAGTCTCCCCCGACCGTTGCTGATGAATTCACCGCCCAGATTGTCGTTCTCCAGCACCCGAGCGCGATCACGGTTGGTTACACGCCGGTCTTCCATTGCCACACAACCCAGACAGCCTGCACCTTTGTCGAGCTGAAAAAGAAGCTTGATCCCAGATCGGGCCAGACCAAGGAAGAGAACCCGACATTCCTGAAAACCGGTGATGCTGCGATCGTCCAGGTTAAGCCCAGCAAGCCTATGGTGATTGAGAATGTCAAAGAGCTGCCCCAGCTCGGCAGGTTTGCCATCCGTGATATGGGCTCAACGATTGCCGCCGGTATGTGTATCGCCATCAACAAAAAACAGATGAGATAA
- a CDS encoding 4Fe-4S binding protein, which translates to MKLDIGVHMKGGVITERDSDYCTVRIRLPAGKISVDQLRGIANTAKKYGKGWVHCTTRQTIEIPHILPASLPKIERKLSKNGTPIGSERDEIVNIIACPGTERCKYANIDTITLAEKIDAKLFGKEMPVKMRIAISGCPNACTSPMLNEIGVIGRIRPVRKEGLCTGCGTCVQYCKERAIRIKNGISVLDPKKCVQCGVCVHSCPFDIIEAEHRHYLVLVGGRRGRHPNLGRELIAVETEAQVASVVQKIVNWVYRRAWSGRFLSEQMDDLQYESFKKEILQDIQANKK; encoded by the coding sequence ATGAAACTGGATATTGGCGTGCACATGAAAGGGGGGGTTATTACGGAACGGGATTCGGATTATTGCACTGTCCGGATACGTTTACCTGCCGGTAAAATTTCAGTTGACCAGCTCCGTGGTATCGCAAATACAGCAAAAAAATACGGAAAAGGGTGGGTTCACTGCACAACCCGGCAGACCATTGAGATCCCACATATCCTGCCGGCGTCGCTTCCAAAAATAGAGAGAAAACTGTCAAAAAACGGGACGCCAATAGGGTCAGAACGCGATGAGATTGTCAATATCATCGCATGTCCCGGCACCGAGCGGTGCAAGTACGCAAATATCGATACCATCACCCTTGCAGAAAAGATCGATGCAAAACTGTTTGGAAAGGAGATGCCGGTAAAGATGCGGATTGCAATATCAGGGTGCCCCAATGCCTGCACAAGCCCCATGCTCAACGAGATAGGGGTCATAGGACGGATCCGGCCGGTACGGAAAGAGGGGCTGTGTACCGGTTGTGGAACCTGCGTCCAGTACTGCAAGGAGCGTGCAATCCGGATCAAAAACGGGATATCAGTTCTCGACCCAAAAAAGTGCGTCCAGTGCGGGGTCTGTGTTCACTCGTGCCCGTTTGACATCATAGAGGCAGAGCACCGCCATTATCTTGTGCTTGTAGGAGGGAGGAGGGGGCGACACCCGAACCTCGGCAGAGAACTGATTGCCGTTGAAACCGAAGCACAGGTCGCCTCTGTTGTGCAGAAGATCGTGAACTGGGTGTACCGACGGGCATGGAGCGGAAGGTTCCTCTCAGAGCAGATGGATGACCTGCAGTACGAGTCATTCAAAAAAGAAATTTTACAGGATATCCAGGCAAATAAAAAATAA
- the cobS gene encoding adenosylcobinamide-GDP ribazoletransferase → MKAFITLLQFATVLPLGKPQDFEHFARQSYLYPLAGYVIGGLVSLVVFFIPNPTIAAAVAVTGLLLLSGCHHFDGLLDFGDACMAHGDREKRIRALTDRRVGAGGVALGVTVTLLLFCGLQVSASVISAILIGEVCAKFSMAFLTTAGTPFQDGIHSYLHSFSRPYFPVIALLLCLPLILLPVGTVKLAAAAILMILCPVILLVISGRLFGGVNGDVAGASNEITRAVVIVCMALI, encoded by the coding sequence ATGAAAGCGTTCATCACCCTTTTGCAGTTTGCTACCGTCCTGCCATTAGGAAAACCCCAGGATTTTGAGCATTTCGCACGGCAATCCTATCTCTACCCTCTTGCCGGCTATGTTATCGGGGGGCTTGTTTCACTTGTTGTGTTTTTTATTCCAAATCCAACGATAGCCGCAGCAGTTGCAGTCACCGGGCTCCTGCTCCTTTCAGGGTGTCATCACTTCGACGGCCTCCTTGACTTCGGGGATGCTTGTATGGCACACGGTGATCGCGAAAAACGGATTCGGGCACTCACTGACCGTCGGGTTGGAGCGGGGGGGGTCGCACTTGGTGTAACAGTCACGCTCCTGCTTTTTTGCGGTCTGCAGGTATCGGCTTCGGTCATTTCTGCAATCCTGATCGGGGAAGTATGTGCAAAATTTTCCATGGCATTCCTGACAACTGCCGGCACCCCGTTTCAGGACGGTATTCACAGTTACCTTCACTCATTTTCCCGGCCTTACTTCCCCGTGATTGCATTACTGCTCTGCCTTCCCCTTATTCTCCTCCCTGTTGGAACTGTAAAACTGGCGGCAGCAGCGATCCTGATGATATTATGTCCAGTCATCCTTCTTGTAATTTCAGGACGGTTGTTTGGTGGTGTCAATGGTGATGTCGCCGGCGCTTCCAATGAGATCACCCGCGCTGTTGTCATCGTCTGTATGGCGCTTATCTAG
- a CDS encoding phosphatidylglycerophosphatase A, producing the protein MFEIERRLRDKDILIEDIVAAGMVLYVSHGMSKGDAAVELDKKIKKYLCDPNVSSLILGAILLEDELFHNRADSEIRDDPVFLLSDEIIGMAIAECIGGTYARFEFTRYDQKKPGILSTLGPFLDDAIAGLIAGCTSRLYSECI; encoded by the coding sequence ATGTTTGAGATCGAACGCAGGCTCAGGGATAAGGACATTTTGATCGAAGATATTGTAGCGGCCGGTATGGTGCTCTATGTTTCTCATGGTATGAGCAAGGGGGACGCGGCGGTTGAACTTGACAAAAAAATAAAAAAATATCTCTGCGATCCCAATGTTTCTTCCCTTATCCTCGGGGCAATCCTGCTCGAAGACGAACTTTTCCACAACCGGGCTGATTCCGAGATAAGGGATGACCCGGTTTTTTTATTGAGCGATGAGATTATCGGCATGGCGATTGCAGAATGCATCGGCGGAACTTATGCCAGATTTGAATTCACACGGTACGATCAGAAGAAACCCGGCATTCTTTCAACGCTCGGGCCATTCCTCGACGATGCGATTGCAGGGTTGATTGCCGGCTGTACATCCCGCCTTTACAGCGAATGCATATGA